CGGTTGCCAGTGAATGATCAAGGTATCCCACATTACCACTATACACATAACTGTAATCTGACGGAGAATAACGCTTCAGCTGATTCACAAGCCCGTTGTTGGTGTATACTTTGATAGGGTCTTCCATGGAATAGGAATTCATATCGCCCACCACAAGTACATCGGGGTCTCCATAATAGTTTGTAAGAGAATTCAATGTACTTACAACATTCTGAGCCTGGCTAACTCGCAGAGCGTTATAACCTCCTTGTCCATCGCCCAAGTCTGCATCATTCCCCGACCCTCCGGTGGATTTTGCTTTCAAATGGTTCACAGCTATAATCACACGCTCACCATTACTATTCAGATCGAAGGCCTGCGCAACCTGACGCAACCGATATCCTCCGCTTCCAAATGTTTTGATTGACAGGTAAGGAGTAACCTTGGTCTTATTATAAATAAATACGTTTTTGGTATATGTACTTTCAGAGTAGTCGTTATCCGCCACATAAGCGTAGTTATTTGATGAGGTTACTTCGTTTAAACCATTCACCAAATCGGTTACAGAGGTATTCCCCTGCCCCACTTCACAAAGAGCATAAACGTCAGCGTTCAATCCTTTAAGGGCAGCCAAAAGTTTGGCTCGTTGACGGTCAAATTCCTCTTTATTTGCAGCACCGTAAGTTGGGTTCCACAATAAACTACTAGCAATGTAATATTCCACATTAAAGCTGGCCACTTTCAGGTTACATGCTCCAACACTTCCTGGTGATAAGGTTCTTTCATTGCCCGAAAACACCGGCTGTACTGTAGGAGTCAGCGAATAAGCGCCATTAATATAGGATAAAGTGCCACGCAATCCGGTTACCTTGCTTCCGGTTCGCAACGTATGATTACTATCTGTGTAAGCTAATGCAGGACCATTCAGGGTAAGCTTTCGCTCATTGTTCTGGGTTGCAAGATTGTTTGCCTCAATGCCTGGCAAAGCCACCTCGGTAGGAGAATAAAGCACATCGGGAGAAAGGGTAATTACTCCCGATGGACTTGTATAATATGTTTTTGTGACTGTGAGCGGACAAGTAAAGATTACCTCCTGCCCGCTCAGGGAAGGAGATAAATCGGTGGTAAATGACTTTATTTCAACTTGTGAATATGCGGGCAAACAACATAAAAGTCCGCACCATATTCCAATAAACAGCAAAACATTCTTTCGCATAGCTCTCTTTTTCAAAAAACAAAATTAAGGAATGCAAAGATAATGTATATTCTTACTGCGCAAGCCCGATTCCTTTATAAAAATCAAGAATCTTGGTTCTGAACAAGTAATCATATTTAGCCTGTATGCGATCTGAAGAAGCCTTCATAAGATTCATCTTCACCTGGTTAAACTCTACAGAAGTAGCTTTTCCGTTCTCGTACTTTTGGCGCATCAGCTTAAACGATTCTTCACTGGCATCAACGGCAGTCTTACTGGAAGTGAATTTTGCCCCCGCTGCCACAGCATTGTAATATGCTTGCTGAATCTCTTTAAAGAGTCCTTTCTTTGATTCTTCCAGCTGAAGAGCCTGAGTACTATAGCTTAGCTTAGCTGTCTTCACACGATTACGGGTTTCGTAACGATTAAAGATAGGAATACTCAGTGAAAGCCCGAAGTATTTGTTGAAATTGTCATTCAACTGTCTTCCAAAGCCTCTGCTATCAATCCCCGACATGGTATAATATCGGGTGTTCAGTCCTGCTCCGAAAGAGAGTGTGGGATAATAAGCTCCCTGTGCAATCTTAATGCTCTTGTCCATTCCCTGCAAACGATACTGGGCAGCCAATACCGCCGGCTTA
This genomic interval from uncultured Bacteroides sp. contains the following:
- a CDS encoding ExeM/NucH family extracellular endonuclease, yielding MRKNVLLFIGIWCGLLCCLPAYSQVEIKSFTTDLSPSLSGQEVIFTCPLTVTKTYYTSPSGVITLSPDVLYSPTEVALPGIEANNLATQNNERKLTLNGPALAYTDSNHTLRTGSKVTGLRGTLSYINGAYSLTPTVQPVFSGNERTLSPGSVGACNLKVASFNVEYYIASSLLWNPTYGAANKEEFDRQRAKLLAALKGLNADVYALCEVGQGNTSVTDLVNGLNEVTSSNNYAYVADNDYSESTYTKNVFIYNKTKVTPYLSIKTFGSGGYRLRQVAQAFDLNSNGERVIIAVNHLKAKSTGGSGNDADLGDGQGGYNALRVSQAQNVVSTLNSLTNYYGDPDVLVVGDMNSYSMEDPIKVYTNNGLVNQLKRYSPSDYSYVYSGNVGYLDHSLATANLSQQVTGARPWHINADEPSYFGYEYTTYYSADPYRCSDHDPIVTGLNLGTYSTGIKDAEADKADKLHVYGDPSQGYVTLCAGQIDRVELLAVNGQLIYSSANPTPGEYFMLPTVSLQKGFYIIRAFNGKKAQVSKLLIQ